Proteins encoded in a region of the Mucilaginibacter sabulilitoris genome:
- a CDS encoding S41 family peptidase, whose translation MKTFSFIIFMILNLSVVYAQQQVSPADKRSTIDTLLTRIENHYVYPDVAKKMTDAVRRRMRAHVYDTVSSGPVLAKMLTEDLHSISHDGHLGVEYSVDVIPNEKPGAPPSQQVIDDFRRQGANDNFAFRKLEILDGNIGYLRLNIFWPGDWIKETAAGAMAMLANSDAIILDLRDNHGFAPDGVILVESYFFKEETHMTDQVNNDEHTMRQYWTLPTVPGNRLADKKLYLLVSHDTFSAGEDFAYNMQAQKRAIVIGEATGGGAHGTRPYRIGNHFSASIPFSYSINPVTHTDWEGRGVQPDIVSSKEQALLVAEVAIIKDMLASAKDEHPRKYLENLQAQREKELNAIKVK comes from the coding sequence ATGAAAACTTTTTCATTTATAATCTTTATGATTTTGAACTTATCAGTAGTATATGCACAACAACAGGTAAGCCCCGCCGATAAAAGGTCTACTATTGATACGCTACTTACCCGAATCGAAAACCATTATGTGTATCCGGATGTCGCAAAAAAGATGACTGATGCCGTCCGTAGGCGGATGCGGGCACACGTTTATGACACTGTTAGCAGCGGTCCCGTACTGGCAAAAATGCTTACCGAAGATCTCCATTCGATCAGCCATGATGGGCACCTTGGGGTGGAATATTCTGTTGATGTTATTCCGAATGAGAAGCCGGGCGCACCACCATCGCAGCAGGTCATTGACGATTTTCGCAGGCAAGGCGCCAATGATAACTTTGCCTTTCGTAAATTGGAGATACTTGACGGCAATATCGGTTACCTCAGGCTCAATATTTTTTGGCCGGGGGATTGGATTAAGGAAACGGCGGCAGGCGCAATGGCGATGCTTGCAAATTCCGATGCCATCATCCTCGACCTGCGCGATAATCACGGCTTTGCGCCCGACGGCGTGATACTGGTTGAAAGCTACTTTTTTAAAGAAGAGACACACATGACCGATCAGGTTAACAATGACGAGCATACGATGCGCCAATATTGGACACTCCCTACTGTACCCGGTAATCGGTTGGCCGACAAAAAGCTTTACCTTCTGGTTAGCCATGATACATTTTCGGCTGGTGAAGACTTTGCTTACAATATGCAGGCACAGAAAAGAGCAATTGTCATTGGCGAAGCCACTGGCGGAGGTGCACACGGCACACGGCCTTACCGCATCGGCAATCATTTTAGCGCGAGTATTCCCTTCAGTTATTCGATCAATCCAGTCACACATACAGACTGGGAAGGCAGAGGGGTGCAGCCTGACATCGTTAGCTCTAAGGAACAAGCATTGCTGGTGGCTGAGGTGGCGATAATTAAAGACATGTTGGCATCTGCCAAAGATGAACATCCGAGAAAATACCTGGAAAATTTGCAGGCGCAAAGAGAAAAAGAATTGAATGCAATAAAAGTCAAATAA
- a CDS encoding serine hydrolase domain-containing protein has product MRKPIILFAVVIGVLIYCTSVSVQPISKTLERYYSALQADYEMNGNVLAAQNDHIFYQQSFGYRDMAAKVPNDAETQFELASVSKLFTVTVVLQLKEKGLVILYSHGHILPSRPGEKWSYSSLGYHFLALLVEKVSGQTLAAYTRDHIFLPAGMNNSYIQTSLSQKLQPRRTKNYQYNNHYETKLQLMDTLNDWKEWTHNLALMTGGSGINILNGKA; this is encoded by the coding sequence ATGCGTAAGCCAATTATCCTTTTTGCCGTTGTTATTGGGGTGCTCATATACTGTACCTCCGTTTCTGTCCAGCCTATAAGTAAAACACTAGAGCGCTATTATTCCGCTTTACAAGCCGATTATGAGATGAATGGAAATGTGCTGGCGGCGCAGAATGACCATATCTTCTACCAGCAATCATTTGGTTACCGTGATATGGCCGCTAAAGTACCCAATGATGCCGAGACCCAGTTCGAACTCGCTTCCGTATCCAAGCTATTTACTGTTACCGTGGTTTTGCAACTCAAGGAGAAGGGTTTAGTTATTCTTTATAGCCATGGGCACATTTTGCCTTCCCGTCCAGGTGAAAAATGGTCTTATTCCAGTTTGGGCTATCATTTTTTGGCCTTACTTGTCGAAAAAGTAAGTGGTCAAACGCTTGCTGCCTATACGCGCGATCATATTTTTTTACCGGCCGGGATGAATAACAGCTATATCCAAACCTCTTTGTCACAAAAGCTGCAACCCCGTCGCACAAAAAACTATCAGTACAATAACCATTACGAAACGAAGCTGCAGCTAATGGATACGTTGAATGACTGGAAGGAATGGACGCATAACCTGGCTTTAATGACAGGTGGCAGCGGAATAAACATTTTAAATGGAAAAGCTTAA
- a CDS encoding sugar phosphate isomerase/epimerase family protein encodes MEKHNLSRRQFIGSSAIAATSLLLFSKSVFAEGFNKADKPNSLINGVQIGVITYSFRSMPSTAEDLLKYCIDCNINAIELMGDAAEAYAGAPTRQGGGYGRPQTPEEKTAAEAFNKQIAEWRANAPMDKFKALRKKYNDAGITIYAWKPNALGARNSDAEIDYAFNAGKALGVTHVTVELPDEAQTKRLGDIAAKHKMMVGYHAHTQATPTLWDIALSQSKYNGINLDIGHYVAGTSSSPIPFIEKYHDRITSMHLKDRKFHDGPNEPWGQGDTPIKEVLQIVKKNRYKFPVTIEQEYKIPDGSDAIKEVKICRQFAADALS; translated from the coding sequence ATGGAAAAACATAACCTATCAAGGCGCCAGTTTATTGGCAGCAGCGCCATTGCCGCAACTAGCCTTTTATTGTTTTCAAAATCGGTATTCGCTGAGGGTTTTAACAAGGCTGATAAACCTAATTCCCTTATTAATGGGGTGCAGATAGGGGTGATCACCTATTCGTTCCGCAGCATGCCTTCTACCGCCGAAGATCTGCTTAAATACTGTATCGACTGTAATATAAATGCTATTGAGCTGATGGGCGATGCCGCCGAAGCTTATGCCGGAGCCCCAACAAGACAAGGCGGCGGTTACGGCAGACCACAAACTCCTGAGGAAAAGACCGCGGCAGAAGCTTTTAATAAGCAGATCGCCGAATGGCGCGCTAATGCCCCAATGGATAAGTTTAAAGCGCTGCGCAAAAAGTATAATGACGCAGGAATAACCATTTATGCCTGGAAACCGAATGCACTTGGCGCCCGCAACAGTGATGCCGAAATTGATTATGCCTTTAACGCTGGTAAGGCGCTTGGTGTAACCCATGTTACCGTTGAGCTGCCCGATGAAGCCCAAACCAAAAGGCTTGGTGATATAGCTGCCAAGCATAAAATGATGGTGGGCTATCACGCGCATACGCAAGCTACCCCAACATTGTGGGATATCGCTCTTAGCCAGTCGAAATACAACGGAATAAATCTGGATATTGGCCATTATGTAGCAGGCACCAGCAGCAGCCCTATTCCTTTTATTGAAAAATACCATGACCGCATTACCAGCATGCATTTAAAGGACCGCAAATTCCACGATGGCCCGAATGAGCCATGGGGGCAGGGCGATACTCCTATAAAAGAAGTGTTACAGATCGTAAAAAAGAATCGCTATAAATTTCCGGTTACTATAGAACAGGAGTATAAAATACCCGATGGTTCCGACGCCATAAAAGAGGTAAAAATATGCAGGCAATTTGCGGCAGACGCGCTGAGTTAA
- a CDS encoding SIR2 family protein: MKRPFLLVGNGVNNVLQDYKWQNLIDNLIDHIGAKGLFNTPNKPFPLLYEEIFVEAIKNRDYTELALKEFISAEVLRLNPSKIHHEILTLKPLHLLTTNYDFTFEKALDPGFKEPKNEGAVKETVYNIFRHHKTGDINLWHIHGSANNPSSLTLGYEHYSGYLQQMRNYIVTGTGTSYKQRFESLIRRLSRPLKENLSWLDFFFTEDVHIIGLTLDFIEIHLWWIFTFRQRAILTKKINIRNKIVYYYPTDLETSIRNKLDLMKSMGIKTQPIPSDTANKAIFYTRVVDHIRNQ, encoded by the coding sequence ATGAAAAGACCCTTTTTATTGGTAGGCAATGGTGTAAATAATGTTTTACAGGATTATAAATGGCAAAACCTGATCGATAACCTCATTGATCATATTGGCGCAAAAGGGCTTTTTAATACCCCAAATAAACCATTTCCGCTATTGTACGAAGAGATATTTGTGGAGGCTATTAAAAACCGTGACTACACCGAACTTGCATTGAAAGAATTTATTTCTGCGGAGGTTTTAAGGCTGAATCCCAGCAAAATACATCATGAAATATTAACATTAAAACCTCTTCATCTGCTTACTACCAATTATGATTTCACATTTGAAAAAGCATTGGACCCCGGGTTCAAAGAACCGAAAAACGAGGGAGCTGTAAAAGAAACCGTGTACAATATTTTCAGGCATCACAAAACTGGCGATATAAACCTTTGGCACATTCACGGCAGTGCAAATAATCCCTCATCGCTAACACTTGGTTATGAGCACTATAGTGGCTACTTACAACAAATGCGAAATTATATTGTAACAGGTACCGGTACATCATATAAGCAACGGTTTGAATCATTGATAAGAAGGCTTTCCAGGCCACTAAAGGAAAACCTCAGCTGGCTTGATTTTTTCTTTACCGAAGATGTGCATATTATTGGCCTGACGCTCGACTTTATAGAAATTCACTTATGGTGGATATTTACCTTCAGGCAAAGAGCTATCTTAACAAAGAAAATAAACATCCGGAATAAGATAGTTTACTACTATCCTACTGATCTTGAAACCTCCATCAGGAACAAGCTTGACTTGATGAAAAGTATGGGAATTAAAACACAACCTATACCATCAGATACAGCCAACAAAGCTATATTTTACACAAGGGTTGTTGATCATATCAGAAATCAATAA
- a CDS encoding ArsR/SmtB family transcription factor: MANHKKREFASTDQHISAVAKALSHPARIAILRILAQNKHFTCGEIVGVLPLAQPTVSHHLKELLDSELITVAIDGKRSLYNVNWNSWNIYTQELDLLIATMSKAS, encoded by the coding sequence ATGGCTAATCACAAAAAGCGGGAATTCGCATCAACAGATCAACATATATCAGCAGTTGCAAAAGCACTTTCGCATCCTGCCAGGATAGCTATACTCCGTATTTTGGCGCAAAACAAACACTTTACCTGTGGTGAAATTGTAGGTGTTTTACCTTTAGCCCAGCCCACGGTTTCCCATCATTTAAAAGAATTGTTGGATTCAGAATTGATCACCGTTGCTATTGACGGTAAAAGATCTTTGTATAACGTTAACTGGAATAGCTGGAATATTTATACACAAGAGCTTGATTTGCTTATTGCAACCATGAGTAAGGCTTCATAA
- a CDS encoding TonB-dependent receptor: protein MLKIKHLLFLAFPVLLINSKLFAQSGGKIAGKIIDQKTSETLIGATVGLQGSTKGAATNVDGRYVLTDLQPGTYVVVVKYIGYQTKSISDIVVKAGAVTNLDIVMSEATTTALKEVVVKATYRQASVASLYAIQKNSVVISDGISSELIKKSPDRSTSDVLKRVSGTTIQDNKFVVVRGLSDRYNTASLDGTPLPSTEPNRKAFSFDIVPANLIENIIISKTATPDLSADFAGGNIQILTKDIPDQNFINLGAGYSYNSQSTFKNFQSGYRNTSDYFGFDGGARTLVDNFPTTAQIIGPPRLTPKQNLQSIQSLNNDFTVYNKNAFLGQSYQFTLGNVQEIGKNKNRFGTTIALTYRNAETTIPDLVRQYNNFNFKENQYKFSTNIGALANFAYSFGNNKITFKNLYNRVFDDIFTFRTGSNNSNGSYDSRFYAYDLTQKSLLKSTIDGDHKIGAGNAKLDWSLGYSNIKNDQPDQRKVNYLQSGPNEPFVASITNLGKENARFFSKLNENIYSGKVDFKLPVKMFGQTSNFKAGISSQYRKRDFNARFLGIILKDGTSDIRLRPIETLFGPNAVNSGAFELDEISAPNDNYNAHSYTNAGYIMLDNKISEKFRAVYGVRVERFDLKLNTLDPDQQQPRAELNNTDFLPSVNLTYSLTAKANLRASYYRTVARPEFRELAPFSYYDYELLATQIGNPLLKRTMIDNADLRYEFYPSAGQIFSVSAFYKKFANAIEPSIDDVNSSTTISYFNSKSAYVYGAELEARKSLDFINDAGFFKNSTIYANLALTKSKIQNDDNPQLLEHDRPLVGQSPYVINAGFQHNAFDNKLSVNILYNRLGKRIFYAGGVNFPSVYEAPRDVLDFQLGYKVLKGKGEIKVNGTDLLNQNDTFYYDKDKNPAGGTGNTFKRFTPGSAYSLTFNYNF, encoded by the coding sequence ATGTTGAAAATAAAACATTTACTCTTTTTAGCTTTTCCTGTCCTTTTAATTAATTCAAAGCTCTTTGCACAAAGCGGCGGAAAAATTGCGGGCAAGATAATTGACCAGAAAACAAGCGAAACCCTAATCGGTGCAACGGTTGGCTTACAGGGTTCAACCAAAGGCGCGGCTACTAATGTTGACGGAAGATATGTACTTACCGATCTTCAACCGGGTACATATGTAGTTGTTGTAAAATACATTGGATACCAAACCAAATCAATCTCAGATATTGTGGTTAAAGCAGGCGCGGTGACCAATCTCGACATAGTAATGTCAGAGGCAACTACAACAGCCCTAAAAGAGGTAGTGGTTAAAGCAACTTATCGCCAGGCATCGGTGGCATCATTATATGCTATTCAAAAAAACAGTGTCGTTATATCTGATGGTATTTCTTCCGAACTAATCAAAAAATCACCTGACAGAAGCACAAGTGATGTTTTAAAAAGGGTAAGCGGTACTACCATTCAGGATAATAAATTCGTGGTGGTACGTGGTCTTAGCGATCGTTATAATACTGCATCGCTCGATGGTACTCCCCTGCCCAGTACCGAGCCTAACCGTAAAGCATTTTCATTTGATATTGTTCCAGCCAACCTGATCGAAAATATCATCATCAGTAAAACAGCAACGCCAGATCTCTCTGCCGATTTTGCGGGAGGTAATATCCAAATATTAACTAAAGATATACCCGATCAGAACTTCATTAACCTGGGAGCCGGTTATAGTTATAATTCACAAAGCACATTCAAAAATTTTCAAAGTGGCTACCGCAATACGAGCGATTACTTTGGCTTTGACGGTGGCGCCAGAACACTGGTTGATAACTTTCCTACTACTGCTCAGATCATTGGCCCACCAAGATTAACGCCAAAACAAAATCTGCAGTCAATACAATCCCTAAACAACGATTTTACTGTATATAATAAAAATGCGTTTTTAGGTCAAAGCTATCAGTTTACCCTTGGTAACGTACAGGAAATAGGCAAAAACAAAAATCGTTTCGGTACTACAATCGCATTAACCTATCGTAATGCCGAAACCACCATTCCTGATCTGGTAAGGCAATATAACAACTTTAACTTCAAGGAAAACCAATACAAGTTTTCAACCAATATTGGAGCCCTTGCAAACTTTGCTTATAGTTTTGGTAATAATAAAATAACCTTTAAAAACCTCTATAATCGCGTTTTTGACGACATCTTTACCTTCCGCACAGGCTCAAACAACTCCAACGGCAGTTATGACAGCAGGTTTTATGCTTATGATCTTACCCAAAAATCACTTTTAAAATCAACTATTGATGGCGATCATAAAATAGGCGCAGGCAATGCAAAGTTAGACTGGAGCCTGGGTTACAGTAATATCAAAAACGATCAGCCAGATCAGCGCAAAGTAAACTATCTGCAATCAGGTCCTAATGAGCCTTTTGTAGCCAGCATAACCAATTTAGGTAAGGAAAATGCCCGTTTCTTTTCAAAACTGAATGAAAATATATATTCAGGTAAGGTAGACTTTAAGTTGCCTGTAAAGATGTTTGGTCAAACAAGCAACTTTAAAGCGGGAATTTCTTCTCAGTACCGTAAACGTGATTTTAACGCCCGTTTCCTGGGGATAATACTTAAAGATGGTACCAGCGACATCAGGTTAAGGCCTATTGAAACACTTTTTGGGCCAAACGCAGTCAACTCAGGTGCATTTGAACTTGATGAAATTTCTGCCCCGAATGACAACTACAATGCGCATAGCTATACCAACGCGGGTTATATAATGCTTGATAATAAAATAAGCGAAAAGTTCCGCGCGGTTTATGGGGTACGCGTTGAAAGGTTTGATCTGAAATTAAACACACTCGATCCTGATCAACAGCAACCGAGGGCCGAATTAAACAATACCGATTTCCTTCCTTCGGTTAACCTTACTTATAGTTTAACGGCCAAAGCAAACCTGCGCGCATCCTACTACCGTACGGTTGCAAGGCCTGAGTTTAGGGAACTTGCTCCTTTTAGTTACTATGACTATGAGTTGCTTGCTACCCAAATTGGTAACCCACTTTTAAAACGTACCATGATTGACAATGCAGATCTTCGTTATGAATTTTATCCGTCTGCCGGTCAAATATTCTCGGTATCTGCTTTTTACAAAAAGTTTGCTAACGCCATTGAGCCCAGCATTGATGATGTAAACTCATCAACCACCATATCTTACTTCAACTCAAAATCGGCTTACGTTTATGGCGCCGAATTAGAAGCACGTAAGTCACTTGATTTTATAAACGATGCAGGTTTCTTTAAAAACAGCACCATTTATGCAAACCTCGCTTTAACTAAATCAAAGATCCAAAACGATGATAATCCTCAGTTACTTGAACACGACAGACCGCTAGTTGGCCAGTCGCCTTATGTAATAAACGCAGGGTTTCAACATAACGCATTTGATAATAAACTGTCGGTAAATATTTTATATAACCGTTTAGGCAAAAGGATCTTCTATGCCGGAGGGGTAAATTTCCCAAGCGTTTATGAAGCACCTCGCGACGTTCTGGACTTTCAATTAGGGTATAAGGTACTTAAAGGCAAAGGTGAAATTAAAGTTAACGGTACTGATCTGCTAAACCAGAACGACACTTTTTATTATGACAAAGATAAAAACCCAGCCGGAGGTACAGGTAATACCTTTAAAAGGTTTACCCCGGGTTCAGCCTATTCACTAACCTTTAACTACAATTTTTAA
- a CDS encoding helix-turn-helix transcriptional regulator → MKLTNLNFNDNELSQFARALALPVRVFIVRTIIENGFSVNRGALHTANFNAETINKHVSELRSLGLIKANGAKGNITYSIEQNWFKQMSVRFSVLFESINGLNPDSANINNIADTPALLSENGQEDALPNFGAFIKKHRTDLNISQEDLAKKIKIDRAQLSRIESGKSSLNADKLKALSGALYLDFDAVSKEYYGYRVAELIAESGYNEVILNRAKEKLGKL, encoded by the coding sequence ATGAAATTAACGAACCTTAATTTCAACGATAATGAATTATCACAATTTGCCAGGGCACTGGCATTACCGGTAAGGGTTTTTATTGTTAGAACAATTATTGAAAATGGGTTCTCAGTAAACCGCGGAGCACTGCATACAGCAAATTTCAATGCAGAAACCATCAATAAACATGTTTCAGAATTAAGGTCTTTAGGTTTAATTAAAGCCAACGGCGCAAAGGGTAATATCACTTATAGTATAGAACAAAACTGGTTCAAACAAATGTCGGTCAGGTTTTCTGTACTGTTCGAAAGCATTAATGGCCTTAACCCTGATTCTGCAAACATTAATAATATAGCAGATACGCCTGCTTTATTGTCCGAAAATGGGCAAGAAGATGCCTTACCAAACTTTGGTGCGTTTATTAAAAAACACCGCACCGACCTCAATATTTCGCAGGAAGATCTGGCCAAAAAAATCAAGATTGACCGTGCCCAGCTAAGCCGTATAGAAAGTGGTAAAAGCAGCTTAAATGCTGATAAGCTAAAAGCACTCTCCGGAGCTTTGTATTTAGATTTCGATGCCGTATCTAAAGAATATTACGGCTATCGTGTTGCCGAACTCATAGCTGAAAGCGGCTATAATGAGGTGATACTAAATAGAGCTAAAGAAAAACTCGGCAAACTATAA
- a CDS encoding beta-N-acetylhexosaminidase: protein MKKTGFLFLFLWLSFAANAQSPAIIPQPAELKVINPQNTFIIDSHTIIYISGTELLNATNFLNNYLQKHYGFMLAVTQNKKEVGDKAILLLSDSVAGRSLKGYQLLTKSRSLTINAPSAENIFYGIQTLIQLLPTEKISKQLPIPAVEITDYPRFAYRGMHLDVSRHFFDTAFVKKYIDYLAMHKMNYFHWHLTDDHGWRIEIKKHPELTTVGAWRNGTIIGLYPGTGNDGKRYGGYYTQDQIKDIVHYAAERYITIIPEIEMPGHSMGVLAAHPELSTTPNEPKQVAQTWGIFNKFNNVLVPSEATFTLLEDVLTEVIALFPSPYIHVGGDECSKIWWNQSAFCRDFVKEKGLKDMNGLQSYFMHRIEKFVNSKGRTIIGWDEILDGGVAPNATVMSWRGETGGIQAAKLHHRVIMTPEKYMYFNHAQFEKEDSLTAAKYVPLQDVYHYDPLPAQLSQQETQYIWGAQGNLWSEYVASPAKAEYMIFPRLDALSEILWTPKPKQNYSDFRERLKTQFKRYDLMRVNYSKRYLQTE, encoded by the coding sequence ATGAAAAAAACAGGTTTTCTCTTTCTTTTTTTGTGGCTGTCATTTGCAGCAAATGCTCAATCCCCTGCTATTATCCCGCAACCCGCGGAGCTTAAAGTAATAAATCCTCAAAACACATTTATTATTGATAGCCATACCATTATTTATATTTCAGGCACTGAGTTATTAAACGCTACCAACTTTTTAAATAACTACCTGCAAAAACATTACGGTTTTATGTTAGCCGTAACACAAAACAAAAAGGAAGTTGGGGATAAAGCAATCTTACTACTATCAGATTCAGTTGCCGGCAGATCATTAAAGGGCTATCAGCTGTTAACAAAAAGCAGATCGCTTACCATTAATGCGCCTTCGGCAGAAAATATTTTTTATGGCATACAAACGCTCATACAGTTGTTGCCAACAGAAAAAATAAGCAAACAGCTGCCAATACCCGCCGTTGAAATTACCGACTACCCCCGTTTTGCCTATCGCGGCATGCACTTGGATGTAAGCCGTCACTTTTTTGATACAGCCTTTGTCAAAAAGTATATCGACTACCTGGCTATGCATAAAATGAATTATTTTCACTGGCATCTTACAGATGATCATGGCTGGCGTATCGAGATCAAAAAACATCCGGAGCTCACAACTGTCGGAGCATGGCGCAATGGAACTATTATAGGTTTATATCCCGGTACAGGTAACGATGGCAAACGTTACGGGGGGTATTATACCCAGGACCAGATTAAGGATATTGTACATTACGCAGCCGAACGATACATTACTATTATTCCCGAAATCGAAATGCCCGGCCATAGCATGGGCGTTTTGGCCGCCCATCCCGAATTAAGCACAACGCCCAATGAACCCAAACAGGTTGCCCAAACCTGGGGCATTTTTAATAAATTCAACAACGTACTCGTCCCTTCTGAAGCCACATTTACATTATTGGAAGATGTACTGACAGAGGTGATTGCGCTTTTCCCCTCCCCTTACATACACGTTGGTGGTGACGAATGTTCCAAAATCTGGTGGAATCAATCGGCATTTTGCCGCGACTTTGTTAAAGAGAAAGGACTGAAGGATATGAACGGACTACAAAGTTATTTTATGCACCGGATTGAAAAATTTGTGAACAGTAAGGGCAGAACCATCATTGGCTGGGATGAGATACTGGATGGCGGGGTAGCTCCCAATGCCACTGTAATGAGCTGGCGTGGCGAAACGGGTGGCATACAGGCGGCGAAACTTCACCATCGTGTAATTATGACTCCCGAAAAATACATGTATTTTAATCATGCCCAGTTTGAAAAGGAAGATTCGCTTACTGCTGCCAAATACGTGCCATTGCAAGACGTGTATCACTATGATCCCCTGCCCGCACAGTTAAGCCAGCAGGAAACCCAGTATATATGGGGAGCACAGGGTAACTTATGGAGCGAGTACGTTGCCAGCCCTGCAAAAGCAGAATATATGATTTTCCCGCGGCTGGATGCTTTAAGCGAGATCCTTTGGACACCTAAGCCTAAACAAAATTACAGCGACTTTCGTGAACGGTTAAAAACACAATTTAAACGCTATGACCTGATGCGTGTAAATTACAGCAAACGCTACCTGCAAACCGAATAA
- a CDS encoding nucleoside hydrolase: MVKKLVLVIVISLCTYSVYAQSGKASKKVSVIFDTDMGPDYDDVGAITLLHYFADHGEARILATVASTRYPRVAAVLSVLNTYFQKPDIPVGVPREDASDQADFQKWSDTLVAKYPHKIKSNIDATDAVTLYRKILAKQPDHSVTIITVGFFTNIATLLQSPPDKFSPLTGQALVEKKVLKLVSMAGRFPSGKEFNVDQRVAASKYVFSHFNRPVIFSGFEIGSKIKSGLPLIHNKSIINSPVKDVFRISIPMAKEDTDGRMSWDETAVLAGVKGAAPYFKLQRGSIRINADGSNTWDATKGNHNYLVFARPVKEIQTLINNLMMHQPVK, from the coding sequence ATGGTAAAGAAACTGGTATTAGTTATCGTAATATCATTATGTACTTATAGTGTTTACGCGCAATCCGGTAAAGCTAGCAAGAAGGTATCCGTTATTTTTGATACCGACATGGGGCCTGATTACGACGATGTCGGCGCCATTACCCTACTACATTATTTTGCCGATCATGGCGAGGCTCGGATTCTGGCTACTGTGGCGAGTACGCGCTACCCACGGGTGGCGGCAGTTTTAAGTGTGCTGAACACTTACTTTCAAAAACCCGATATACCTGTCGGAGTTCCGCGTGAAGACGCTTCGGATCAGGCAGATTTTCAAAAATGGTCAGATACATTAGTCGCAAAATATCCGCATAAGATCAAGTCAAACATCGATGCTACGGATGCTGTAACGCTTTACCGTAAAATTCTGGCCAAACAACCCGATCATAGTGTTACCATTATTACAGTTGGGTTTTTTACTAATATCGCTACACTGCTACAATCTCCGCCCGATAAGTTTTCACCCCTTACAGGCCAGGCACTGGTAGAAAAAAAAGTACTTAAACTGGTTTCCATGGCCGGGAGATTTCCATCAGGCAAAGAGTTTAATGTTGATCAGCGGGTGGCGGCTTCTAAATATGTTTTCAGTCATTTTAACCGGCCGGTGATATTCAGTGGTTTCGAGATTGGTTCAAAGATAAAATCGGGGTTGCCATTAATACATAACAAGAGCATTATAAACAGTCCGGTTAAGGATGTTTTTCGCATATCCATACCCATGGCAAAAGAAGACACGGATGGCCGTATGAGTTGGGACGAAACAGCGGTTTTGGCCGGAGTAAAAGGCGCGGCCCCTTATTTTAAATTACAGCGCGGAAGTATTCGGATCAATGCCGATGGGAGTAATACATGGGACGCCACTAAAGGGAATCATAATTACCTGGTATTTGCACGCCCGGTAAAGGAAATACAAACCCTGATCAATAATTTAATGATGCACCAACCTGTGAAATAA
- a CDS encoding CHC2 zinc finger domain-containing protein, which translates to MPTDQTSSPVQADLVRIVSRYILLEESRRNLKGKCPFHADQATSLMVSPDKNIFQCFGCGRGGGPIDFVMAIESKTREEAIQLITQHSKLAK; encoded by the coding sequence ATGCCAACAGATCAAACCAGCTCACCTGTACAGGCCGACCTTGTCAGGATCGTTTCCAGATATATCCTGTTAGAAGAAAGTCGCAGAAATTTAAAAGGTAAATGCCCTTTCCACGCCGACCAGGCCACTTCACTAATGGTATCTCCCGATAAAAACATTTTTCAATGCTTTGGCTGCGGCAGAGGCGGCGGGCCGATAGATTTTGTAATGGCCATAGAGAGCAAAACACGCGAAGAAGCTATCCAACTGATAACACAACACTCAAAGTTGGCAAAGTAA